In Levilactobacillus brevis, the genomic window ACGTCTCGAGTCTGGTCTCCGGCGGGGATGCGGCAACGGTTGCGCCAATCAACGCCGTGGTCTATGCCACAAAGAAGATTGGCCTGTACCGGACTAAGAACTTCTCCAACCAATCGCGTGTTCAGTGGTATACCAAGACGAAACGGGTTGACCGGCCGATGTTTGTGGTGACGGGCTTCGCGACCTCTAAGAACGGAAACCTCCGCTATAAGGTCCGCGACGTTAACCATCATTCTGAGACGGTGGGCAAGACCGGCTATATTACAGCCAAAAAGAGTTACGTGACGTCCGTCTACTATGCAACTAAACAGTCAAAGATTAAGGTGATTAATGCCCAGGGAATCAACGCTTATCGCCAAAAATCATTGAAAACAAAGCAAGTGCACTACCGGAAAGGCCAGACACTTAAAGTTCGAAAGATTGTGAAGTATCATAAGACCACGCGCTTCCAGTTAACCAACGGGCAGTACGTGACCGCTAACAAGAAATTAGTCATGGCGGAATAGATCTCAAAGGGCTTCGGAATCCCATTTCGAGGCCTTTTTGCTGGCAAATTTTGAAAACTGCGTGGGTTGGTCTTAACCTTTACGGCTGATTGATTAAAGATGCTATCAATGGCTACAATCGGTGAAGGAAACAGGCGACTTGTACCTGGCGAGATTCGGTGACCATCATCTCGTTATGATTTTTTCCTGACCACGCGATTTATTTTAAACTACGGCCGAGACGTGACCAGCAGTAAAAAGTTAGCGATTGCACAATAACATGCAGTTTATTGGAAAGTCGGTCGGTTTATGCCGGGATTGTCTGGAGTTAAGGCTGGGTAAGAATAGGCAAGATGTGGACTAATTTCACAAGTCAAAACTTACGAGTGATAATCGTTTGGTAAGCTGACGAACCGTGTTATCATGTGATTGGTAAGATAGTTGAAACAATAAATGATTCACCAGACACTTATGGAAACATTCCGCTTCCCACCAACGAGAGAGGAGGAGCAACCATGAAGAAGGTCCGGGTTTTATTAGCGATTGTTTTAGGCTTGAGCGTGTTTCAACCAGTGGTTACGGTGAGGACTCCCGATCTGGCGCCGACCGCACAGGCCGCCGTTGTCCGGGCCGTACCCACCAGTGGGCGTTATGGTGATGTCGACTGGAACTTAACCGCAGATGGCACGCTTCACTTAGGTGCCGGCAGATTAGGAGAACCAGAAAGTTTAGTGGCCAATGCTGGACAACTTTCCACGCAAATTGTGTTGGCGCAAGGTGGTATTCACAGCCTGACCACCACGCAGGCTGCGGCTGATCAGGTCACGCGCGTCGTGTTGGATGGCACCGTGACGGCCCCTAAGAACGCAACAGGGCTGTTTCGGCAACTACGCAACGTTACTGATTATCAGAATTTAGCGCGACTCGAGACGGCGCAGACGACCACGATGAGCGGCATGTTTATGGTCAATGGGTTTGATGCTCAGATTACGACGCTAGACGTCAGCCACTTCGATACCGCTCAAGTGGCCGACATGAACTTTATGTTTTATGGCTTGCCAGCGTTACAGCAGTTGGATTTGTGGCAGTTCGACACGTCGCGGGTGACCACCATGATGTCGATGTTTAACGGGACGACGGCGTTACGGGCGGTCGACTTCGCTAACGGGACGTTCGAGCGGTTGCGGAGTGGTATGTATGCCTTCTCTGGCTCCGGGGTCACGCGCGTGGCACTGCCTAAGTTTACACCGGGGACCGATTTTTACGGGAGCGCCTTGTTTTATGGGGCAAAGCACCTCGCACAGCTAACGCTAGGCCCACAGTCCCGCTTCAGGGGTGCCACTAATTTAAATACGCCGGTTGCCGGTGATCAGTATACTGGGGACTGGCAGGCGGTGGACACCGGGACGGTCCAGAATCCGCTGGGTGAACGGTTTGCAAGTGGGGCTGACCTTATCAGTCTCTACGATGGTTCTGACCGGCCCAGTTCGGTTGAAACCTACGTCTGGGAACCGGTCGACCGCGTCATTGAGCCGCAGATTGTTCCGCCAGTCGAGGCCGCGGCGCCCGTCACGGTCCAATATCGAGACGAACAAGCCCAGTCATTAGCTGCTGATCGGCTTCTGACGGGCCGGCTCGGGGAATCGTACACCGCCGAACCGCTGGATTTTGACGGCTATCACCTCACCAAGACGGTGGGGGCCGTGACCGGAACCTTTTCACCGACGGCTCAGACCGTGACCTTTCATTATGCGCCGGACGTGGTGACCGGTGGGGATGGCGATCACGTCGCGCCAATCAATGCCGTGGTCTATGCCACGAAGAAGGTCGGTCTGTATCGCACCAAGAACTTCTCCGATCAGTCGCGCCGGTTTTACTATGCGAAACGAACGCGGACCCAACGACCGATGTTCGTGGTGACCGGCTACGCGACCTCGAAGAATGGCCATCGGCGGTATCGGGTCAGAGATGTCAACCACCAGAGTAAAACGGCCGGTAAGACGGGCTACGTGACGGCCAAATCGGCGTACGTGACGAACGTTTACTACGCCAAACGACCGGTCAAGGTTAAGGTGATTAGCCGCCAAGGGGCCAACGGGTATCGGCGGGTGGCCTTGACGGGCAAGGTCCATCATTACCGAAAGGGCCAGGTCCTGAAGGTTAAGAAGCTGGTGACCTATCGTAAGACGACCCGATTAGTCTTGACGAACGGCCAGTATGTCACGGCCAACAAAAAATTAGTAATCGCAGAATAGACACAGAAATTTAGCATAAAAAAAACGGCCAGGATTTTACGCTGGCCGCTTTTAGTGTGTTTTGTTTAATTTTTACCACCGTCATGTGGCATCTTAGACCGGTCGATGATGGGGGTGACACCACCTGATGGCAGGGCATGCGGCGCCCATGCCGATCGAACCGGCAACGCCGACCCCTGAGATTTCTTACCCCACCGGTCGAGAATCGACGCTAGGCAGATCACGAGGGCCTCGTGATCGGGCTGATCAACGGTTAGTGCGATGGTTCCCCCACCGGATTGGCTGACGCGATCGATGCTAGCGATGCGTTCGCGGCCGTGAGTAATGCTGAAGTGGCCGCTCGTGATATTGCCCATGATGACCCAGTTGAGTCCCCGGACGAAGAGAACTTCGCGAATGACGCCGAACGTCTTGCTGACATGGCCGACGACCTGTCGATGGTAGAGTAGGCGGAACTTAGGCAACAGGCCCAACGTCTCTTGTTTGACCTCGGCCTCCAGAGCGCCGTCAATGGTGTAGACGGAGAGGACATCGGCACGCAACCCCCACTTTCCCACGAGGAGGTAACGTGAGTCGTTGTCGGCGTCACGAATAACTGTGGTAGCTTTAGCCGACAGGGCGGCCTGATTGAGATACAGTTTACGCATGGGAAACCTCCTTTGAAAAATGGTGATAGCCTAGTTAACCTCATTCTAACATGTTTTGCGGTTCACGTTCGACAATATCATTTGCGGCTGGGTTATGATAGAATAAAAGCGTGAGGTGTTGGGAATGAAACCGTTTATTCATAATGATTGGTGGCCAGTGTTGGCGCCCGAATTTGAGCAACCGTATTATCAACAATTACGGCAGTTCTTAGTTTCGGAGTATCAACACTATCAGATTTTTCCGGATATGTACCATATTTTTACGGCGTTCGAATGGACCCCGTTTAGCCAGGTCAAAGTGGTCATCTTGGGGCAAGACCCATACCACAATCCCGGTCAGGCACACGGCTGTAGTTTCTCGGTCTTACCGGGGACGCCGCTACCGCCGTCATTACAGAATATCTATAAGGAGTTGCAAGACGACCTGGGCATTAAGCCGGTGAGTCACGGTTATCTGGAGAAGTGGGCCAAACAAGGCGTGCTGCTCTTGAACTCCGTGCTGACGGTGCGCTACGGCAAAGCCTTCTCCCATCAGGGACACGGCTGGGAACGGTTGACCGATGCGGCGATTTCTAAATTGTCCGAACGGCCCGAACCCGTCGTCTTCATCCTCTGGGGTGGGGCTGCGCGCTCGAAGATTAAGTTGATCGATACCAAGACCAATATTGTCTTACAGGCGCCGCATCCCAGTCCACTGTCGGCTTACCGGGGTTTCTTCGGCTCCAAACCGTTTTCTAAGACCAACATCGCATTGACATCATTGGGTGAGACACCCATCGATTGGCAGTTGCCGGAACACGTGACTGTTGACGATGGGCCCAACACCACAACCAACCAATAAGCATAGGCACAGAATTGATTCGTGGGATATTTTATGGAGGTCATCATCTATGGAACTTTTTGATAGTCTTAAACAAAAGATCAACGGACAACATAAAACCATTGTATTTCCGGAAGGCGCCGACGTGCGGGTTCTTGGAGCTGCCAGCCGGTTAGCTGCCGATGGGCTGATTCACGCCGTGGTTCTGGGAACTCAGAGCGAAATTCAAAAGACGGCGATCAACAACGCCATCGACTTGGAGCCCTTAACCATCCTCGATCCAGCAACGATTCCAGCCGACCAACACCAAGCCATGTTAGATGCCTTGGTAGAACGGCGAAAGGGGAAGAACACCCCGGAACAAGCCGCTAAGATGCTGGAAGATCCCAACTACATCGGTACCATGATGGTGTACATGGGTCAAGCCGATGGAATGGTTTCTGGGGCCATTCACGCGACCGGAGATACCGTTCGACCAGCCTTACAAATCATCAAGACCAAGCCAGGCGTTCGCCGGATCAGTGGGGCCTTCATCATGCAAAAGGGTGAAGAGCGTTACGTCTTTGCGGACTGTGCCATCAACATTGAGTTGGATGCGGCCGGAATGGCGGAAGTTGCCGTTGAAAGTGCCCACACGGCTAAGGTCTTTGACATCGATCCGAAGGTGGCCCTGTTGAGCTTCTCTACTAAGGGTTCTGCCAAGGGCGACATGGTGACGAAGGTGCAAGAAGCCACCAAGATTGCCCACGAAACGGCCCCGGATTTGGCCGTAGATGGCGAATTACAATTCGATGCGGCCTTTGTCGCTAGTGTTGCCGCCCAAAAGGCCCCGGATTCCAAGGTTGCCGGTCAGGCCAACGTCTTCGTCTTCCCAGAATTACAATCCGGGAACATCGGTTACAAGATTGCCCAACGCTTCGGTGGCTTTGAAGCCATTGGACCGATTCTGCAAGGCTTAAACAAGCCCGTTTCCGACCTTTCACGGGGGTGCAACGAGGAAGATGTTTACAAGGTAGCCATTATTACGGCGGCCCAAGCAGTGGAATAAGGCCAACGAGGTTGCATTCACTTTGAACCGTAGCTAAATCAATTTAACGAATAAATATTCAAAACAAGAACTATTAAGTACCCGGATTGCTATTTTTCAGCAGTCCGGGTATTATTTGTGTTGGTGAGTTTTCACGACAATTAAGCAACTTTGAAATCAAGAAAAAAGGGGAAAGAGACAATGTATGAAGTCACGGTCACAAGTCCCGAAGCCACGATGGCACTGGGTCAACGGTTAGCTCCGAATCTTCAGCCGCGAGATGTTATTTTACTCGATGGTGATCTGGGAGCGGGCAAGACCACGTTTACAAAGGGATTGGCGCTCGGACTGGGTATCACTCGCAACGTGAAGAGCCCCACCTTTACCATTATCCGGGAGTATCAGGGTGGTCGGCTTCCCCTCTACCACATGGATGTGTACCGTCTGGAGGAGGGCGGCGGAGATGAGCTGGGCCTCGATGAATATTTCAATGGGGATGGCGTCAACGTCGTCGAATGGTCCAAGTTTATTGCCGACGAGCTACCGGAGAATTATTTGCGGATTGTGTTTAAACGCGACGATGCGGCCGGTGAGAATCAACGAACGTTGCGGTTCGAACCCCAAGGCGCGCATTTTGAAAAATTAGTGCAACAACTGGAGGACAGTTCCCATGAGTGATGAAGTAGCCATTCGCCTGCCGAATGCGGCTGATGCCCAGGCTTTACTGGCATTGTTAGAGCGTTTACAACAAGAGAGTGATACTTTTAGTCTGGCCGATGCCGACGATCCCATTAGCGCGGCTCAAGAAGCCGACCAATTGGAACAGATCAAGGACAGTCCGAAACACCTCCTACTGGTTGCCAGTCTGGGCCAACAGTTATTGGGTGTGCTGTCCATTTCGCCAACGCCTCAAGGTAATGTGGGCGAGCTTGGCATTGCGGTCGAGAAGAAGTACTGGCACTTGGGCATCGGTACGGCGCTGGTCGATGAGGCGCTGTACTGGGCGGACACGGCTAGCCAGCTACAGGCCGTGGGCTTGATTGTCCAGACTCGTAATGTGCCGGCCATGAAGCTCTACCAGAAGATGGGCTTCGTGCGGACGTCCACGCCACCGGAGACAGTGACCGATGATGATGGCGAACACGTCAAGGCCGTTGAAATGGTTTATCAGTTAAATTAGGTCGAACAAAACCGGCAGAGTTACTCGCAATCAGCGAGTTCTCTGCCGGCTTTTTTGATGATTACCTGAAGATTGAAAGCTAGAAAACAGCTAGAATCCTTAGTGTGACAAGGATAACGCCCACTATAGTAGGGGAATCGCGTGCTGGCCGCCTTACCGTTCGCCAAATTTGGTCTGGATCGCTGTGGGTAGGACGGCAAAAGCCAAAGGGCGGTCTTTTCCCTCGCTTTGAGCCGGAAGCCCGCGTCTCAAAGACGCCATTTTCCAAGTAGAGCCACTTGGAAAGTCCCACGGCTGAGACCAAATTTGACTCACTCACGGCTACCTGAAGTGTGCTCAATTAACCTGGCCGAACGTTGTCACCCCAGCGATTTCACCGCATGTTCAGTGACTTCCACCCAGCGTAACCGGAGGCAGCCGCAGTGGTGTTGATGACTCGTTTAATGGCGGTAAAACTTGCCAGCCGGGGACTGGACGTATTTGTAAACTTTGAACCTTCAGTCTTAACCTTTGTGCTCTTTATAAGCGCTTCCTTACAACTCGCGATAACTCTGAATCACTCGCGTTACGGTAATTGTCGAATCCACGGCTGGGCTACTTTCTGCTGGATCAACCACTTGAACTGTGGCGGCTACACCAGCACGGTTAGCAGCCAGCAATCCTGATGGTGAGTCTTCAAAGATCGCAGCGGTAGCGGCTTGACCACCAACCTGCTTAATTGCCGTCAAAAACATGTCTGGCGCTGGCTTCCCCGGTAACTGACCATCATTGACCACTACACAATCTCGCTCAAACCACCTTGCCAACCCCAACTGTTCAAAGAAAAAGTCAACGTTGTCAGTTTCGGATGCGGTCGCAATATTAACTTGATGATTAGCGGCAATACAGCGATTCAAAAAGTCGCTAAGTCCAGGAACCAGTCGAAATTTATCTGGTCGCGCCAAACAGATTTGGCGGTACAAGGACTCTTTTTCAGTTGACAA contains:
- a CDS encoding BspA family leucine-rich repeat surface protein gives rise to the protein MKKVRVLLAIVLGLSVFQPVVTVRTPDLAPTAQAAVVRAVPTSGRYGDVDWNLTADGTLHLGAGRLGEPESLVANAGQLSTQIVLAQGGIHSLTTTQAAADQVTRVVLDGTVTAPKNATGLFRQLRNVTDYQNLARLETAQTTTMSGMFMVNGFDAQITTLDVSHFDTAQVADMNFMFYGLPALQQLDLWQFDTSRVTTMMSMFNGTTALRAVDFANGTFERLRSGMYAFSGSGVTRVALPKFTPGTDFYGSALFYGAKHLAQLTLGPQSRFRGATNLNTPVAGDQYTGDWQAVDTGTVQNPLGERFASGADLISLYDGSDRPSSVETYVWEPVDRVIEPQIVPPVEAAAPVTVQYRDEQAQSLAADRLLTGRLGESYTAEPLDFDGYHLTKTVGAVTGTFSPTAQTVTFHYAPDVVTGGDGDHVAPINAVVYATKKVGLYRTKNFSDQSRRFYYAKRTRTQRPMFVVTGYATSKNGHRRYRVRDVNHQSKTAGKTGYVTAKSAYVTNVYYAKRPVKVKVISRQGANGYRRVALTGKVHHYRKGQVLKVKKLVTYRKTTRLVLTNGQYVTANKKLVIAE
- a CDS encoding uracil-DNA glycosylase; this translates as MKPFIHNDWWPVLAPEFEQPYYQQLRQFLVSEYQHYQIFPDMYHIFTAFEWTPFSQVKVVILGQDPYHNPGQAHGCSFSVLPGTPLPPSLQNIYKELQDDLGIKPVSHGYLEKWAKQGVLLLNSVLTVRYGKAFSHQGHGWERLTDAAISKLSERPEPVVFILWGGAARSKIKLIDTKTNIVLQAPHPSPLSAYRGFFGSKPFSKTNIALTSLGETPIDWQLPEHVTVDDGPNTTTNQ
- the pta gene encoding phosphate acetyltransferase, with the translated sequence MELFDSLKQKINGQHKTIVFPEGADVRVLGAASRLAADGLIHAVVLGTQSEIQKTAINNAIDLEPLTILDPATIPADQHQAMLDALVERRKGKNTPEQAAKMLEDPNYIGTMMVYMGQADGMVSGAIHATGDTVRPALQIIKTKPGVRRISGAFIMQKGEERYVFADCAINIELDAAGMAEVAVESAHTAKVFDIDPKVALLSFSTKGSAKGDMVTKVQEATKIAHETAPDLAVDGELQFDAAFVASVAAQKAPDSKVAGQANVFVFPELQSGNIGYKIAQRFGGFEAIGPILQGLNKPVSDLSRGCNEEDVYKVAIITAAQAVE
- the tsaE gene encoding tRNA (adenosine(37)-N6)-threonylcarbamoyltransferase complex ATPase subunit type 1 TsaE → MYEVTVTSPEATMALGQRLAPNLQPRDVILLDGDLGAGKTTFTKGLALGLGITRNVKSPTFTIIREYQGGRLPLYHMDVYRLEEGGGDELGLDEYFNGDGVNVVEWSKFIADELPENYLRIVFKRDDAAGENQRTLRFEPQGAHFEKLVQQLEDSSHE
- a CDS encoding GNAT family N-acetyltransferase, with translation MSDEVAIRLPNAADAQALLALLERLQQESDTFSLADADDPISAAQEADQLEQIKDSPKHLLLVASLGQQLLGVLSISPTPQGNVGELGIAVEKKYWHLGIGTALVDEALYWADTASQLQAVGLIVQTRNVPAMKLYQKMGFVRTSTPPETVTDDDGEHVKAVEMVYQLN
- a CDS encoding HAD-IA family hydrolase gives rise to the protein MIKTDIFDFNGTMIFDAELQKQAWQQVLKQAFHHQLTEAEFQAHVAGRNNQHTFNYFAPAPLNAAEIIQLSTEKESLYRQICLARPDKFRLVPGLSDFLNRCIAANHQVNIATASETDNVDFFFEQLGLARWFERDCVVVNDGQLPGKPAPDMFLTAIKQVGGQAATAAIFEDSPSGLLAANRAGVAATVQVVDPAESSPAVDSTITVTRVIQSYREL